In Desulfomicrobium apsheronum, one genomic interval encodes:
- a CDS encoding diguanylate cyclase domain-containing protein encodes MEVFAKDGRPVHIKTSIGVAELRLKAETVSDLMICADQALYDAKNLGRNRVECLK; translated from the coding sequence ATGGAAGTCTTCGCAAAGGATGGTCGGCCCGTGCACATAAAGACCAGCATTGGAGTCGCGGAACTTCGTCTGAAAGCGGAAACGGTGTCCGATTTGATGATTTGCGCGGATCAGGCATTGTATGACGCAAAAAATTTGGGAAGAAATCGAGTCGAGTGTTTAAAATGA
- a CDS encoding methyl-accepting chemotaxis protein, translating into MQFLQFWISKQNKNVSSPASTPPGADTRTDAALLDAVAGAIALQRLASPLDALGTRVNATTEDGLRQVAVIGTHTAAVADRADAMNSHASRQAEMAQAAIEHMARLESRLGEVEMRAKELSGAMAELLGFVATVETRIKGIGSIAHAIRDIAANTNMLALNATIEAAHAGAAGKGFGVIANEIRTLSHQTVDATTRVDDQNDEIGRNVASMVEAVRRVEDFVGRMQASMDACLEDARVARPCVEEGGALAVNLRGESQNIVRDVAAVKDSLAALQDGSASQAREAETLAIHARQVSETSESQLAAVGRLRFAAHERARRAVEVLVHATGISAMERRPVETALRNAMSQGLFELLYVTDAKGRQIVDNVGQVATIYGDTGLGKDWSQRPWFRHPAEQRKTYVSDFYRSAATDAYCLTVSAPILDASGTLRGVLGADVDLGRLVEMARTHSTD; encoded by the coding sequence ATGCAATTCTTACAATTTTGGATAAGCAAACAGAATAAGAACGTTTCTTCACCCGCAAGCACACCCCCCGGCGCGGACACACGCACCGATGCCGCGTTGCTTGACGCCGTTGCAGGGGCCATTGCTCTGCAGCGGCTGGCCAGCCCCCTCGACGCTTTGGGGACGCGGGTCAATGCCACCACCGAGGATGGGCTCAGGCAGGTGGCCGTAATCGGGACACATACCGCCGCAGTGGCAGACCGCGCCGACGCCATGAACAGTCACGCGTCGCGTCAGGCCGAGATGGCGCAGGCCGCCATAGAACACATGGCACGCCTGGAATCCCGCCTGGGCGAAGTCGAGATGCGCGCCAAAGAACTCTCCGGCGCCATGGCAGAACTGCTCGGCTTCGTGGCCACGGTGGAGACGCGCATCAAGGGCATCGGCTCCATTGCCCACGCCATCCGCGACATTGCCGCCAACACCAACATGCTCGCCCTCAACGCCACCATCGAGGCTGCCCATGCCGGAGCTGCGGGGAAAGGATTCGGCGTCATCGCCAACGAAATCCGCACCCTCTCCCACCAGACCGTGGACGCTACCACTCGTGTCGACGACCAGAACGACGAAATCGGCCGGAATGTCGCCTCCATGGTCGAGGCTGTGCGCCGGGTGGAAGACTTTGTGGGACGGATGCAGGCGTCCATGGACGCCTGCCTGGAGGATGCGCGGGTGGCTCGGCCATGCGTGGAGGAAGGCGGGGCGCTGGCCGTGAACCTACGCGGCGAAAGCCAGAATATCGTGAGGGACGTAGCTGCCGTGAAGGACAGCCTTGCCGCGCTGCAGGACGGCAGCGCCTCCCAGGCCCGCGAGGCCGAAACCCTGGCCATCCATGCCCGGCAGGTCAGCGAAACTTCCGAGAGCCAGCTTGCAGCCGTGGGCAGGCTGCGTTTCGCCGCCCACGAACGGGCCCGGCGGGCCGTTGAAGTCCTGGTACATGCCACCGGCATCAGCGCCATGGAGCGCCGCCCAGTGGAAACCGCCCTGCGCAACGCCATGAGCCAAGGGCTTTTCGAGTTGCTGTACGTAACCGACGCCAAGGGCAGACAAATCGTGGACAATGTGGGCCAGGTGGCCACAATCTACGGCGACACCGGCCTTGGCAAGGACTGGTCACAGCGGCCCTGGTTCCGCCACCCTGCCGAACAGCGCAAAACCTATGTCTCGGACTTCTACCGTTCCGCCGCCACCGACGCCTACTGCCTCACGGTTTCCGCTCCCATCCTCGACGCATCGGGCACCCTTCGCGGAGTGCTTGGGGCGGACGTCGATCTGGGCCGCCTCGTGGAAATGGCCCGCACGCACTCGACGGACTGA
- a CDS encoding putative quinol monooxygenase, protein MFAVIVKVHIKPEHKKMFIDEMLADGRGSVNNEPDCLLFNIVQDHDDENLLHLYEVYKSAEAFEEHKATPHFVRWVETTQDWLAKPLEIATGVHLFPEDRVWKKQG, encoded by the coding sequence ATGTTCGCCGTTATCGTAAAAGTTCACATCAAGCCTGAGCACAAAAAGATGTTTATTGACGAAATGCTCGCTGATGGGCGTGGTTCAGTAAACAATGAACCGGATTGCCTTCTTTTCAATATCGTTCAAGATCATGATGACGAGAACCTTCTCCACCTCTATGAAGTCTATAAAAGTGCTGAAGCCTTCGAAGAACACAAGGCAACTCCCCACTTTGTACGCTGGGTTGAAACCACGCAGGACTGGCTTGCAAAACCTCTGGAGATAGCGACCGGCGTTCACCTGTTTCCGGAGGACCGCGTCTGGAAAAAACAGGGCTGA
- a CDS encoding lipase/acyltransferase domain-containing protein: MRNPKPKIPYDDPLRQVKTPREMLKDPLSTICDACRDNIIQVRRETIAIIFVPGIMGSKLKSQKNTTVWDPDDSWFMAKSYMNAKPKKRYELLIKDPLRLMNEITDKHSKYPKAKERGWGSVAWSFYGDLLTSIQNWGTPIKVLLDLPVYAFGYNWLDSNRVSGEKLRAFIQSIKAKKVILVTHSMGGLVARYALGGKGGKKAAAKVLGVIHGAQPADGAPVAYRRMIAGQEVDGFFNIFGMLGAKVLGPDGPSITAIFPHAESALQLLPSQHYRTNDGKKQWLHIQSFESPDTHESYPKADPYEEIYAKCSHREFWGMIHGDWFQPQPLEHTALDNIFYGKETDADPVSTALARTFRNRLYLARDFHAEIGEYCHPRTMQFFSSGGNDTCTEISWQAREVTLTVKRRPDAMRGDRDRSHEYYALKHIKEIPKRSQGNYTEVRWLNPDGTTGDVVPWDTPFTELDRGIREGQRLFLLSMTRFGKKGPGMSDKDISNLGDGTVPRSSAIGLDPDCNAWGKTIHLLPIWNEARQLLIATGCPTTSEHSAFFDKAAIQATINTIHNLCLGWLKEVFD; this comes from the coding sequence ATGCGAAATCCAAAACCGAAAATACCCTACGATGATCCGCTCCGACAGGTCAAAACCCCGCGCGAAATGCTCAAGGATCCCCTGTCCACGATATGCGACGCCTGCAGGGATAACATCATTCAGGTCCGCCGCGAAACAATCGCCATCATCTTTGTCCCGGGGATCATGGGATCAAAATTGAAGAGTCAGAAAAACACTACTGTCTGGGACCCGGACGATTCATGGTTCATGGCAAAATCTTACATGAATGCGAAGCCAAAAAAACGCTACGAGCTCCTTATTAAAGATCCTTTACGCCTCATGAACGAAATCACCGACAAACACTCCAAATACCCCAAAGCCAAAGAACGCGGCTGGGGCAGTGTGGCCTGGAGCTTTTACGGCGATCTGCTCACCTCGATCCAGAACTGGGGGACTCCCATCAAGGTGTTGCTGGATCTGCCCGTATACGCCTTCGGGTATAACTGGCTGGATTCGAACCGCGTCTCAGGGGAAAAACTGCGCGCCTTCATCCAGAGCATCAAGGCCAAAAAAGTCATCCTCGTCACCCACTCCATGGGCGGGCTGGTGGCCCGCTACGCCCTTGGCGGCAAAGGCGGAAAAAAAGCCGCAGCCAAGGTGCTCGGGGTCATTCATGGCGCGCAGCCCGCCGATGGCGCGCCCGTGGCCTATCGGCGCATGATTGCCGGGCAGGAGGTGGACGGCTTCTTCAACATCTTCGGGATGCTTGGTGCCAAAGTCCTCGGACCGGACGGGCCGTCCATCACCGCCATCTTCCCCCACGCCGAAAGCGCCCTGCAACTCCTGCCCAGCCAGCATTACCGGACCAACGACGGCAAAAAGCAATGGCTGCACATCCAGAGCTTCGAATCTCCGGATACTCACGAATCCTACCCCAAGGCCGACCCCTACGAGGAAATCTACGCCAAATGCAGCCACCGGGAGTTCTGGGGCATGATTCATGGTGACTGGTTCCAGCCTCAGCCGCTTGAACACACGGCCTTGGACAACATCTTCTACGGCAAGGAAACCGACGCTGATCCCGTATCGACGGCTTTGGCCAGGACATTCCGGAACAGACTTTACCTGGCCCGCGATTTCCACGCTGAAATCGGCGAGTACTGCCACCCGCGCACCATGCAGTTCTTCAGCAGCGGCGGAAACGACACCTGCACGGAGATAAGCTGGCAAGCCAGGGAAGTGACTCTGACCGTGAAACGCCGTCCCGACGCCATGCGCGGAGACAGGGATCGCAGTCACGAATATTACGCCCTGAAGCATATAAAGGAGATCCCGAAACGCAGTCAGGGCAACTACACCGAGGTACGCTGGCTCAATCCCGACGGAACCACGGGAGATGTCGTACCTTGGGATACTCCCTTCACGGAGCTGGACCGGGGCATAAGGGAAGGGCAAAGACTTTTTCTCTTGAGCATGACGCGCTTCGGCAAGAAAGGGCCGGGCATGTCGGACAAGGATATCAGCAACCTTGGCGACGGCACGGTGCCGCGCAGTTCCGCAATCGGCCTCGATCCGGACTGCAACGCTTGGGGCAAGACAATTCACTTGCTCCCGATCTGGAATGAAGCACGGCAACTCCTGATCGCCACGGGCTGCCCCACAACCAGCGAGCATTCAGCGTTCTTCGACAAGGCGGCCATCCAGGCGACCATAAACACCATCCACAATCTCTGCCTGGGCTGGCTCAAGGAAGTGTTCGATTGA
- a CDS encoding DUF4123 domain-containing protein, whose protein sequence is MTTDCGTYRQIENFDPYLHEALDRGCAPWLMIDPLCHEQALAQLFTDEPDAEKTILFEDTPLAASKEASPWLIPITRESPILHWIDDNATLAWGMILASDAPFPEILAHLRSLLLVKSDGEDLIFRFWDGRVLSRICRLLPKETPVILGPVRRVLTQNDEKDWVCIDRDEDTLMKARLQPKPALPCPWYRFTETHERLFHDRRPAIVASNISEALLRKKMEHGLELPRNERLADFVTRHVARGLALGLWRMEALELFVRCSLHYGESFPDVQARPALASLARQPIDESSAIAAMRHALQQGGLHD, encoded by the coding sequence ATGACCACAGATTGCGGCACGTATCGTCAGATCGAAAATTTCGATCCGTATCTTCACGAAGCCCTGGACCGGGGGTGCGCGCCATGGCTGATGATCGATCCGCTCTGTCACGAGCAGGCCCTGGCGCAACTCTTCACGGACGAACCGGATGCAGAAAAGACAATCCTGTTTGAGGACACTCCGTTGGCAGCGTCCAAGGAGGCTTCTCCCTGGCTGATCCCCATAACCCGGGAATCTCCCATTCTGCACTGGATCGACGACAACGCAACCCTCGCCTGGGGCATGATCCTCGCCTCAGACGCGCCATTCCCTGAGATTCTGGCCCATCTGCGCAGCCTGCTTCTCGTCAAGTCGGACGGTGAGGATCTCATCTTTCGCTTCTGGGACGGCAGAGTCCTCAGCCGCATTTGCCGCTTACTGCCCAAGGAGACTCCCGTGATCCTGGGCCCGGTGCGCCGCGTCCTGACCCAAAATGATGAAAAAGATTGGGTATGCATCGACAGGGACGAGGACACGCTCATGAAGGCCCGGCTTCAACCTAAACCGGCGCTGCCGTGTCCCTGGTATCGCTTCACCGAAACTCATGAGCGGCTCTTCCATGACCGCCGCCCGGCAATCGTCGCGAGCAACATCAGCGAAGCTCTGCTCCGCAAAAAAATGGAACATGGCCTGGAGCTGCCCCGCAATGAACGCCTCGCCGACTTTGTCACCCGTCACGTAGCCCGAGGGCTGGCTCTCGGGTTGTGGCGGATGGAGGCCCTGGAGCTTTTTGTCCGCTGCAGCCTGCATTACGGGGAGTCGTTTCCGGATGTGCAGGCCAGGCCCGCCCTCGCATCGCTTGCCCGCCAGCCCATCGATGAAAGCTCGGCAATTGCCGCCATGCGTCATGCATTACAACAAGGAGGCCTCCATGACTGA
- a CDS encoding DEAD/DEAH box helicase — protein sequence MSFDQLGLRVELLKAVKNKGYEAPTAIQAQAIPVIISGRDILARAQTGTGKTDAFGLPIVQILGQTRGNGHHPRALILTPTRELALQVGESIKAYARKVSLRCTVAFGGVRIEPQIARLERGIDILVATPGRLIDLATQEHLNLAAIEFLVFDEADRMLDLGFSGEINTILDLLPKDRRTMLFSATYTPQIKALAARMLNKPEYIEVTPDTAAAEAVVQKVHMVNKDNKLPLLLHLIEKQNQDRILVFARTRTWANRLTDKLAAHGISVAALHGSKSQSLRKRTLEEFKDGKIHILVATDVAARGLDISNLPFVVNYDIPNSPEDYVHRIGRTGRAGVSGIAVSLVSPEEHNLLLAIENLLRNKIPVEAVKGFTEDSDLPDFVLYRPGNMKSERNAPREIKALVTKKSDAKLRVKSGSSKKSDSDKDSGSKSKPRGARNEKPDAKGGSGTGAKPESSARGRRSDKPDARGKSGADSKPESKGRGRRNERSEDPGASRRGGNSRSGRPDSRPSQPTRGRSRGRG from the coding sequence ATGTCATTTGATCAACTTGGCCTGCGGGTCGAACTTCTGAAAGCTGTCAAGAACAAGGGCTATGAAGCCCCCACCGCCATTCAGGCCCAGGCCATACCCGTGATCATCTCCGGGCGGGACATCCTGGCCCGCGCGCAGACCGGAACGGGCAAGACAGATGCCTTCGGCCTGCCCATCGTCCAGATTCTGGGCCAGACGCGCGGCAACGGCCATCACCCCCGCGCCCTGATCCTCACCCCCACGCGGGAACTGGCCTTGCAGGTCGGCGAGAGCATCAAGGCCTATGCGCGCAAGGTCTCCCTGCGCTGCACCGTGGCCTTTGGCGGAGTGCGCATCGAACCCCAAATCGCGCGACTGGAACGCGGCATCGACATCCTGGTGGCCACCCCAGGGCGTCTGATCGACCTTGCAACCCAGGAGCATCTCAACCTCGCAGCCATCGAATTTCTGGTCTTTGACGAAGCCGACAGGATGCTTGACCTCGGATTCAGCGGCGAGATCAACACCATCTTGGACCTTCTGCCCAAGGATCGCAGGACCATGCTCTTCTCGGCCACCTACACGCCGCAAATCAAGGCGCTGGCCGCGCGGATGCTGAACAAGCCTGAGTACATAGAGGTCACGCCCGACACTGCCGCAGCCGAAGCGGTCGTGCAGAAGGTGCACATGGTGAACAAGGACAACAAGCTCCCCTTGCTGTTGCACCTCATCGAAAAACAGAACCAGGACCGCATCCTGGTCTTCGCCCGCACCCGGACCTGGGCCAACAGGCTGACCGACAAACTGGCCGCGCACGGGATCAGTGTCGCGGCCCTGCACGGAAGCAAGAGCCAGTCGCTCAGGAAACGCACCCTCGAAGAGTTCAAGGACGGCAAGATCCACATCCTCGTGGCCACGGACGTGGCGGCGCGCGGGCTCGACATCAGCAACCTGCCCTTCGTGGTCAATTACGATATTCCGAACTCTCCCGAGGATTACGTGCACCGCATCGGCCGCACAGGCCGCGCCGGTGTCAGCGGCATCGCCGTGTCCCTGGTCAGCCCCGAGGAACATAACCTCCTGCTGGCCATCGAGAACCTGTTGCGCAACAAGATCCCCGTGGAAGCGGTCAAGGGATTCACGGAAGACAGTGATCTTCCCGATTTCGTGCTCTACCGGCCCGGCAACATGAAGAGCGAACGGAACGCTCCGAGGGAAATCAAGGCACTGGTGACCAAGAAGTCGGACGCCAAGCTGCGCGTGAAGTCCGGAAGCTCCAAAAAGTCGGACTCCGACAAGGATTCGGGCTCCAAATCAAAGCCGCGCGGCGCAAGGAATGAGAAACCCGACGCCAAAGGTGGATCCGGCACCGGCGCAAAGCCCGAATCGAGTGCGCGTGGCAGAAGAAGCGACAAGCCGGACGCCCGTGGCAAATCCGGCGCTGATTCAAAGCCGGAGTCGAAAGGACGCGGCAGACGCAATGAAAGATCGGAAGACCCGGGTGCGAGCAGGCGTGGCGGAAATTCTAGAAGCGGCAGGCCCGATTCGCGGCCTTCGCAGCCGACCCGGGGCAGATCAAGAGGCAGAGGGTAA
- a CDS encoding T6SS immunity protein Tli4 family protein, producing the protein MFIEETDWGEGDRAQQFRDLWMPVHDKAKEHYDRYVEWPVTRGGFAYKDVRDLFGHPSVMLCYAGSGDHKIDTFIALPDFILRIKQECAYDIGKECMDMEGATLNFFKHYHTDKHNLPSDIFWTNRGWVQGLKTWDESADAFARREQTETAPKITLSLYASMLSQPDVQPPKISSLRKVFESNGIEIKILRSRPRSFEGMSGLEEVFIGTMNEDGKIRSELAAKWSIQGEPKNHDRPSMTLEMDCSASVQDEALRMWDAVLTNFASIQGWHAKKAGGR; encoded by the coding sequence ATGTTCATCGAAGAAACCGATTGGGGCGAGGGGGACCGCGCGCAGCAGTTCCGGGATTTGTGGATGCCGGTCCACGACAAGGCCAAAGAACATTACGACCGCTACGTGGAATGGCCGGTCACGCGCGGTGGGTTCGCGTACAAGGACGTCAGAGACCTTTTCGGTCATCCGTCGGTCATGCTCTGCTATGCGGGCAGCGGCGACCACAAAATCGACACGTTCATAGCCCTTCCGGACTTCATTCTGCGCATCAAACAGGAATGTGCCTACGACATCGGGAAGGAATGCATGGACATGGAAGGAGCTACCCTGAACTTCTTCAAGCACTACCACACGGACAAACACAACCTGCCGTCCGACATCTTCTGGACCAACAGGGGTTGGGTGCAGGGGCTGAAGACATGGGATGAAAGCGCCGACGCCTTCGCAAGGCGTGAACAAACCGAAACCGCGCCAAAAATTACGCTGAGTTTGTATGCGTCCATGCTGTCTCAGCCGGATGTACAACCCCCAAAAATTTCCTCATTGCGAAAGGTATTTGAAAGCAACGGCATCGAAATCAAGATATTGCGGTCACGCCCAAGATCCTTTGAAGGGATGTCCGGCCTTGAAGAGGTCTTTATAGGGACCATGAACGAAGACGGTAAAATCCGATCGGAGTTAGCAGCAAAATGGAGCATCCAAGGTGAACCCAAAAATCACGATAGACCTTCAATGACATTGGAGATGGACTGCAGCGCCAGTGTTCAGGACGAAGCATTGCGCATGTGGGATGCCGTGCTGACCAATTTCGCATCCATTCAAGGATGGCATGCAAAAAAGGCAGGAGGAAGATAA
- a CDS encoding double zinc ribbon domain-containing protein, translated as MLLRQGVPRDSVIEAYDASGSSIGGVPGSGVGFKQVAKKTVENFKLSAEDPKPAPIKPKSRYCHHCGSDAPLEASACPTCTRELPDRPVFCPKCGHEISHRPEACPGCGAKYRYKDNPA; from the coding sequence ATGTTGCTGCGACAAGGTGTCCCGCGTGATTCCGTTATCGAGGCGTATGATGCGTCTGGATCAAGTATCGGTGGCGTGCCCGGATCTGGCGTTGGGTTCAAGCAGGTTGCCAAGAAGACTGTTGAAAATTTCAAGCTCTCTGCCGAAGACCCTAAGCCAGCCCCCATAAAGCCGAAATCTCGCTATTGCCACCATTGCGGATCAGACGCGCCACTTGAGGCGTCCGCTTGCCCAACATGCACCAGGGAGTTGCCGGACCGTCCTGTGTTTTGTCCCAAGTGCGGGCATGAGATCTCGCACAGGCCAGAAGCATGCCCAGGATGTGGCGCCAAATACCGATACAAGGACAACCCGGCATGA
- a CDS encoding nuclease-related domain-containing protein, with product MISPLLIILAIIVIVIVKGVLPSRSFKGWLGEFLVRQTVSTQLDKDDYRQFHDVTLPTADGTTQIDHIIVSIYGIFVIETKNMGGWIFGDPNHPKWTQTFGKSKKSFQNPLRQNYKHIKELESLLQIGEDKLFSVVVFAGDAEFKTDMPDNVIHRGRLARHILAKNTPLMTESEVQRILLKINGTMLERSQETSRQHVRNLNRKFGNSEDETERERQLILLKMAGIIGIFLIVAVLLNSPESPTHKPAAPASITVSTPVPAAPAPPVTPLAPVVFQRHELPKPKKVPRSDEYGILTLSAKKDTYVTLYDTKNAEVVRMEIREGQSEEVEIRKGSYKAEILQTGKREVSTVSFIGDTGVLEF from the coding sequence ATGATAAGCCCGTTGCTGATTATTTTGGCGATCATCGTTATCGTGATCGTAAAAGGCGTACTGCCTTCAAGATCATTCAAGGGCTGGCTTGGAGAATTCCTAGTGAGACAAACCGTCTCGACTCAACTCGACAAGGATGATTATCGCCAATTCCACGACGTCACCCTCCCCACGGCAGACGGCACCACGCAGATCGACCACATCATAGTCTCAATATACGGCATCTTCGTCATCGAAACCAAAAACATGGGCGGCTGGATATTCGGAGACCCGAACCATCCCAAATGGACGCAGACCTTCGGCAAGAGCAAGAAATCGTTCCAGAATCCGCTCAGACAGAACTACAAACACATCAAGGAACTCGAATCTCTCCTCCAAATCGGAGAGGACAAGCTCTTTTCCGTGGTCGTTTTCGCCGGAGACGCCGAGTTCAAGACAGACATGCCGGACAACGTCATCCACAGAGGCCGACTCGCAAGGCATATCCTCGCCAAGAATACTCCCCTCATGACGGAAAGCGAGGTCCAGCGTATCCTGCTCAAGATAAACGGCACCATGCTGGAACGATCCCAAGAGACATCCAGACAGCACGTTCGCAACCTGAACAGAAAATTCGGAAACAGCGAGGACGAGACGGAGAGGGAACGGCAACTCATTCTGCTGAAGATGGCAGGTATAATTGGGATTTTTCTGATTGTGGCCGTACTCCTGAATTCACCAGAATCGCCCACACATAAACCAGCCGCACCTGCATCGATAACTGTTTCCACGCCGGTGCCAGCGGCTCCCGCGCCTCCCGTAACTCCCTTGGCTCCCGTAGTTTTTCAACGCCACGAACTTCCAAAACCAAAGAAAGTCCCACGCTCAGATGAATATGGAATACTGACGCTTTCGGCGAAGAAGGACACATACGTGACGCTCTACGACACCAAGAACGCCGAGGTGGTCCGCATGGAGATCAGAGAGGGACAGAGCGAAGAGGTTGAAATCAGGAAAGGGTCTTACAAGGCGGAAATTCTGCAGACTGGGAAGAGAGAGGTTTCGACGGTGAGTTTTATTGGGGATACTGGAGTGCTGGAATTTTGA
- a CDS encoding AEC family transporter: protein MDKVLFSLTVIVTGLGLGWLVRMAVDAGRLHLPVDMPRLRVGLQKAALLWVLPLTYCGAIWNLSLGDVELVAMPFVGASVFLLGGFLALAAARPLGLSARQTGAFYCCGSFTNIGAVGAMVCHTFLGEAAFALVPAYKLFEEIVYFSFGFPLARAYAEGGRQGGGAMAGLRRVVTDPFIIVALSSMLLGGILNLSGLERPSFFPLLNSILVPTGSLMMLFSIGLAMRFTRLNKYLRECAVIIGIKFVCMPILATGAAAALGFGSIMGGAPLKVVLILSSMPVAFTALIPPSIYDLDIDLANACWFASTLALIVVLPTLYWLTGLL from the coding sequence ATGGACAAAGTTCTCTTCTCCCTGACCGTCATCGTCACCGGCCTGGGCCTGGGCTGGCTCGTGCGCATGGCCGTGGACGCAGGCCGACTGCATCTGCCCGTCGACATGCCGCGACTGCGCGTGGGCCTGCAGAAGGCGGCGCTGCTATGGGTTTTGCCCCTGACCTACTGCGGGGCCATCTGGAACCTGTCCCTGGGGGACGTGGAACTCGTGGCCATGCCCTTCGTGGGGGCCTCGGTGTTCCTGCTCGGCGGCTTCCTGGCCTTGGCCGCGGCCAGGCCCCTGGGCCTGAGCGCGCGCCAGACCGGGGCCTTCTACTGCTGCGGATCGTTCACCAACATCGGTGCCGTCGGGGCCATGGTCTGCCACACCTTTCTGGGCGAAGCGGCCTTCGCCCTGGTCCCGGCCTACAAGCTCTTCGAGGAGATCGTCTATTTCTCCTTCGGCTTCCCCCTGGCCCGGGCCTATGCCGAGGGCGGGAGGCAGGGCGGCGGGGCCATGGCGGGTCTGCGGCGCGTCGTGACCGACCCGTTCATCATCGTGGCCCTGTCCTCCATGCTGCTCGGGGGAATCCTCAACCTTTCCGGCCTTGAGCGCCCCTCCTTCTTCCCGCTGCTCAACAGCATCCTCGTGCCGACAGGATCGCTCATGATGCTTTTCTCCATCGGCCTTGCCATGCGCTTCACACGCCTGAACAAGTATTTGCGAGAGTGCGCGGTCATCATAGGCATCAAGTTCGTGTGCATGCCCATTCTGGCCACGGGAGCCGCGGCAGCCCTAGGATTTGGAAGCATCATGGGCGGCGCGCCCCTCAAAGTCGTGCTCATCCTGTCTTCCATGCCCGTGGCCTTCACAGCCCTCATCCCGCCATCCATCTACGACCTGGACATCGACTTGGCCAACGCCTGCTGGTTCGCCTCCACCCTGGCCCTGATCGTAGTACTGCCCACGCTGTACTGGCTGACAGGACTACTCTAA
- a CDS encoding Rpn family recombination-promoting nuclease/putative transposase produces the protein MLFQPDRQRMACEMNPVNNVHDTLFRQTMSHKDVAADFLRNYLPESVTRHLLLDTLSIGKDTFVGGDQREHYSDMLYSVRLAGGKSAYVYLLFEHKSSPDRFVALQLLRYMLEIWELNRKQNKGAKTLPLILPIVVYHGRTRRQAVRLLELMDLPDSDLGRYVPDFDQAFYDFSPDSEEEIKGAILLRLALTCLRAKNKPTVERHVREIFRMLRELGDDAPSLQWLTTIAGYVFQTMDIDRDVMHTIVRETLGPGKEDAVMTLAERLRSEGRTEGRMQGQTEGRLEGEVLGRYAVLQRQLAKRFGRGILDLQTQERLRTATAGQLDLWAERILDARTIEDVFREY, from the coding sequence GTGTTGTTTCAGCCTGATCGCCAGCGTATGGCCTGCGAGATGAACCCGGTCAACAACGTCCATGACACACTCTTCCGTCAAACCATGAGCCACAAGGATGTGGCTGCGGACTTTCTTCGCAACTACCTGCCCGAAAGCGTGACCAGGCACTTGCTTCTCGACACGCTGTCCATCGGCAAGGACACCTTTGTAGGCGGGGATCAACGAGAACATTATTCAGACATGCTTTACTCGGTTCGGCTTGCGGGCGGGAAATCTGCGTACGTGTACCTGCTTTTTGAACACAAGAGCAGCCCCGACCGTTTTGTCGCGCTGCAACTGTTGCGCTACATGCTCGAAATCTGGGAGCTTAATCGCAAGCAGAACAAGGGCGCAAAGACCTTGCCGCTCATCCTTCCCATAGTTGTCTATCACGGCAGAACCCGCAGGCAGGCCGTCAGACTTCTGGAACTCATGGACCTGCCGGATTCGGACCTTGGTCGATACGTGCCGGATTTCGATCAGGCCTTTTATGATTTTTCTCCGGACTCGGAGGAAGAGATCAAAGGGGCCATCCTCTTGCGCCTGGCGCTGACCTGCCTGAGGGCCAAGAACAAACCGACCGTTGAGCGACATGTGCGTGAGATCTTCCGGATGTTGCGCGAACTCGGAGATGACGCACCTTCGCTGCAATGGCTGACGACCATTGCAGGATACGTGTTTCAGACCATGGACATCGACCGTGACGTCATGCACACTATCGTCAGAGAAACTCTCGGACCGGGAAAGGAGGATGCAGTCATGACACTTGCGGAACGTTTACGCAGTGAAGGTCGGACGGAAGGGCGAATGCAGGGACAGACGGAAGGACGGCTGGAAGGCGAAGTTCTGGGACGGTACGCGGTGCTCCAGCGCCAACTCGCCAAGCGCTTCGGCCGGGGCATCCTGGATCTCCAGACCCAGGAGCGTCTGCGCACCGCCACGGCCGGGCAACTCGATCTCTGGGCCGAGCGCATCCTGGACGCAAGAACAATCGAGGATGTGTTCCGCGAATATTAG